The Sporomusaceae bacterium FL31 sequence CAATAAAAATAAATAATAAACAAGTCAAATAAAAACTGCCCATCAATTTTGCCAAGGGCGCCAATGAAGCTAACCCATATTTTCCGATTGTAAAGGCCATAGCACCAAAGGCACCTAGAGGAGCCACTTTCATAATCAGACCAACAACACCAAAAAATCCATGAGAAATTTCATCAATGATGCAAAGCAGGCGGCTGCCCTTATCCCCCATCGCTGACAGGGCAAAGCCAAATAAGACCGAGAATAGCAATACTTGGAGGATATCCCCTTTTGCAAAGGCATCAATAACGGTATTCGGAATAATATTCAACAAAAAATCGACTGTACTTTGACTGCCAGCTGCTTTGGTATAAGCTGCCACAGCCTTCGTGTCCAGCGTACTGACATCGGCATTCATCCCAGCACCGGGTTTAACAATATTGACTACAGTCAGACCGATGATTAATGCAACGGTTGATACTAATTCAAAATATAATAATGCCTTACCGCCAACGCGGCCTACTTTCTTCATACAACCCATCCCGGCAATTCCGACAACAACAGTACAGAAGATGATGGGTGCAATGATCATTTTTATAAGCTTTATAAATCCATCCCCGAACGGCTTCATTTGTACACCCAACGACGGATAAAAATGCCCTAATAAAATACCAACAAAAATTGCA is a genomic window containing:
- the dctA_1 gene encoding C4-dicarboxylate transport protein, with the translated sequence MKQPIYKYLYFQVLFAIFVGILLGHFYPSLGVQMKPFGDGFIKLIKMIIAPIIFCTVVVGIAGMGCMKKVGRVGGKALLYFELVSTVALIIGLTVVNIVKPGAGMNADVSTLDTKAVAAYTKAAGSQSTVDFLLNIIPNTVIDAFAKGDILQVLLFSVLFGFALSAMGDKGSRLLCIIDEISHGFFGVVGLIMKVAPLGAFGAMAFTIGKYGLASLAPLAKLMGSFYLTCLLFIFIVLGAITKFAGFNIWNFIKYIKEELLIVLGTSSSESVLPRMMDKLEKLGCSKSVVGLVIPTGYSFNLDGTSIYLTMAAIFVAQATNTELTLAQQLTILTVLLLTSKGASGVTGSGFITLAATLSVIPTIPVAGLALILGIDRFMSEARALTNLIGNGVATVVVSSWENELDKEKLQKTLNG